GTTCGACGCGGGCCGGAAGCTCGCGGCGGAGAAGTACCCGGGCGTGACGCTGGAGGCGACGGGCAACTTCCAGAACCGCATCGAAGAGGACGCGGTGATGCGCCGCGACCTGTCCAACGCGGGCATGCTGTCCGCGCTCATCGCCGTGGGGCTCATCCTGCTGGCCACCCGGCGCATCTCCGCGCTGGCGGTGGTGGGCGTGCCGGTGGTGGTGGGGCTGGTGCTGACGTTCGCGTTCGCGCAGGGCGCCATCGGTCACCTCAACATCGTGACGGGCTTCCTCGTCGCCATCCTCATCGGCCTGGGCATCGAGTACGGCGTCCACCTGGCCATGCGCTACTGGGAGGAGCGCGAGCAGCACGGCGTGAAGGAGGCGCTGACGGCGGCGGTGCGCGGCACCTTCAGCGGGGCGCTCACGTCCGCCTTCACCAACGCGGCGGCGTTCTTCGTGCTGGTGCTGGCGCAGTTCCACGCCTTCCAGCAGTTCGGCCTGCTCGCGGGCATTGGCGTGCTGATGGCGGTGCTGTCCGCGTACGCGCTGGGCCCGTCGCTGCTCGCCATCGCGGAGCGGATCCGCCCGTACCGCCGTGACGGCGCTGTCGCGGCCTCCGCGCCCGCCGTGGAGCAGGCCCCGGCTCCGGCTCCCGCGAAGGAGTGGCGGCGCTGGCCCACGGGCGTCATCGTCGCGGTGGCGCTGTCGGTGGTGGGCTTCGCGGCGTACTCGGTGGGCATCGCGCCCCGGCTGGGCTTCGAGACCAACCTGCGCAACCTGAAGGGTGACTCGCCGGCGTCGCGGCTGGATGACCACATCACGGAGCAGATCGGCGCGCCGCTCAACCCCGCCATCCTCTCCGTGGACACGCTGGAGCAGGTGCGCGAGGTGGAGGCCGTCATCGCCCAGGTGAAGGCGAAGAACGGCGCCAACTCCGTGTTCCTTCGCACCGCGTCGCTGAGCGACCTGGTGCCGTCCGACGTGGCGGGCCACGCGGCGGAGCTGGGCCGCATCCGGACGCTGCTGGACGGGCTGCCGAAGTCCGCCCAGGAGGACCCGCGCGTGAAGGACCTGCGGGAACTGGTGGACGCGAAGCCCTACGGGCTGGAAGAGCTTCCGGTGGAGGCGCGCCGCCGCTTCGAGGCGCTGGACGGCAAGGGCATGTTCCTCCTGCTGTTCCCGTCCGTGTCCAACTACGACACGCAGGACCTGAACCGCTGGGCCACGCAGCTGGATGAGGTGGTGGCCGGGGCGAAGGCGAAGGGCATCGACCTGGCAGTGCTGGACAGCAACCGCATCGCGGCGCGCATCTTCGCGCTGGTGCGCGGGGACGGGCCGTTCATCCTCTGGTCCGCGGCGGTGGTGGTGTTCCTGGTCATCCTCGCCAGCCTGCGCAGCTTCAAGCGCGCGCTCCTGGTGGCGGGCCCGCTGTTCCTGGGCATGACGTGCCTGGCGGGCGGCATGTACCTCTTCGACGTCCAGCTCAACTTCATCAACGCGGTGGTGCTGCCCAACCTCCTGGCCATCGCCGTGGACAACTCGGTGCACCTGTTCCACCGGTACGAGGAAGAGGGCCCCGGGTCGCTGGGCCGGGTCGTGCGCAACACCGGCTTCGCGGCGGTGGTGGCCACCCTGTCCAACGCGGCGGGCTACGGAGCGCTCCTCGTGGCGAACCACCAGGGCTTGCGCAGCATCGGGCAGATTGCCCTACTTGGGGTGGTGAGCACCTTCCTGGGGACGACGGTGTTCTTTCCAGCCATGCTGGCGCTGCTGGAGCGGTGGAAGGGGCGGCGGTCCGCGGTGGCGCCGGAGACGGGCGCGGTGGTGCGGAGCCTCAATCTCGGGGAGGCCGGCGAGCTGCCGGCCGAGTCGCCGGGGGAGCGCAAATCGGCGTGAGCATCTGGTCATTCAGCGAAGGCCGTGTGCGGCCCGCCGTGGCGTCGTCGGACGAAGCGCTCGTGCGCTTCCGGCAGGTGGACCTCGTCCTCATGGTGGCCTGCTCGCTGGCCGCCCTGGCGTGCGTGGGCCCGGCCCGGTGGGTGCCCCACTCGGGCCGCAACGCGCTCTGCTTCCTCTTCTTCGCCCTGGGCCTGCCGGCCCTGCGCATGCTGGAGGCGCGCTTCCCGCGCCAGCCGCTCATCGCCATCGTGGCGGACTTCTGGCTCCTGCCGGTGTCGGCGCTGGCGCACGGCTGGCTGGGCCCCATCGTGGATTGGGTCAACCCGCTGGTGAAGGACGCCCAGCTCGTCGCGGTGGATCAGCGGCTGTTCGGCTTCCAGATCTCGGTGGCGCTGTCGCACGTCATCCCGCCGTGGGCCAACGACATCCTGATGCTCTGCTACTACGGGCACTTCATGTGGCCGCTGCTCCTGGGCATCTACCTGTACGCCCGGGGCAGGGGGGCCACGCCCGGCTTCGACGAGTACCTGCTGGGGCTGGGCCTGCTCCTGGGCTTCAACTACGCGGCGTACTCACTGGTGCCGGCGGTGGGGCCCCGGTACTTCCTCATCGGCGCGTTCGATGGGCCGGCCACCCAGGGGTGGATCCTCACGCCGCTCCTGGAGTCGATGATGCGCACGCCGGCGTACACCCGGGACTGCTTCCCGTCCGGGCACACCGGGGTGATGCTGGTGGTGCTCATCTACGCGTTCCGGTTCGCCCGGCGGTTCTTCTGGGTGATGCTCCTGCCCGGCATGGGGCTCATCTTCGCGACGCTGGCGGGGCGGTTCCACTACGCCATCGACCTGGTGTGCGCGGTGCCCCTGGTGCTGGTGGTGACGGGGCTGGCGCTGGCCCTGTCCCGGGCCGCCCGGCAGCGCGCGGTGGAACAGGGCGCGCGTTCCGTGCCCGTGGACGCTATCGTCCGGCCCTGAACCGCCAGCCGGTCGCCCCGGGATCCGGGGAGGACGTGCGCTGGCCTTTTTCAGAGGCCTGACCCATGTCGCCCCGGCCCGTGCTCGCGCAACGCGTCTCCCGCTTCGGCACCACCGTCTTCTCCGAGTTCAGCGCGCTGGCGCTGAAGCACCAGGCCGTGAACCTGGGGCAGGGCTTCCCGGACTTCGACGGGCCGGATGCCATCAAGGAAGCCGCCTGGAAGGCCATCCAGGGCGGCGTCAACCAGTACGCCCCCGGCGTGGGCGCGAAGGACCTGCGCAACGCCATCGCGGAGCACGCGCAGCGCTTCTACGGCCACGCCGTGGACCCCGACACCATGGTCACGGTGACGAGCGGCGCGACGGAGGCCATCCTCGACGTCATCCTGGGCCTGGTGGACCCCGGCGACGAGGTGGTGGCCTTCGAGCCGTTCTACGACTCGTACGACGCCAACATCGCCTTCGTGGGCGCCACGCCGCGCTACGTCCCCCTGCGCCCGCCGGACGCGACGCACACCACGTGGTGGTTCGACCGCGACGAGGTGCGCGCCGCCTTCGGTCCGAAGACGCGTCTGCTCATCCTCAACTCGCCGCACAACCCCACGGGCAAGGTCTTCACCCGCGAGGAGCTGGAGTTCCTGGGCAACCTCTGCGCCGAGCACGACGTGAAGGTGCTGGCGGATGAAGTCTACGAGCACATCGTCTTCGCGCCCGCGCGCCACCTCCGCGCCGCCACGGTGCCGGTGCTCGCGGACCGCACGGTGACGGTGAGCAGCGCGGGCAAGTCCTTCAGCCTGACGGGGTGGAAGATCGGCTGGATCATCGCGCCGCCGCCGCTGAGGGACGCCGTGCAGCGCGCGCACCAGTTCGTCACCTTCGCCACCGCGTCGCCGTTCCAGGCCGCCATGGCCGTGGCGCTGCGGCTGCCGGACAGCTACTTCCAGGACCTCACGGCGCTCTACACCGCCAAGCGCGAGCGGCTGCTCACGGGCCTGCGCGCGGCGGGGCTCCAGGCGTTCTCCCCGGAGGGCAGCTACTTCATCCTCGCGGACGTCACCGGCTACGGCTTCGCGGACGACGTGTCCTTCTGCCGCCACCTGGTGACGGAGGTGGGCGTGGCGGGCATCCCGCCCAGTGTCTTCTACGGCCCGGAGCACCGGCACCTGGGCCAGCGCTTCGCGCGCTTCGCCTTCTGCAAGACGGAAGGCGTGCTGGACGAAGCCGTGCGCCGCCTGCGCGAGAAGCTGCCCGCCCTCAAGCGCTGAGGCGCGCACGGCCGTGGGCGACGACTTCTTCGGGGAGCTGTACCTGCGCAGCACGCTGCCGTTCCTCTCCGAGGCGGTGACGGCCCGGGAAGTGGAGTACCTGTCCCGGGCGTTCGCGGACGTGGAGGGGCCGGTGGTGGACCTGGGCTGCGGCCACGGCCGGCACGCGGCGCGGCTCAACACGCAGGGCGCGCTCGCTGGCAGGGTGGTGGGGCTGGAGCTGGATCCGCTGTCCCTGCGCCTGCGCCGCCCCGGCTTTCCCGTGGTGCGGGGCGACCTGCGGGCGCTGCCCTTCCAGGACGCGTCCCTGGGGGGCGCATACGCCTGGTATTCGACACTCTTCGCCTTCAGCGACGCGGAGCACGTCCAGGTGCTGCGCGAGGTGTCGCGGGTGCTGCGGCCCGGCGGACGGTTGGTGTTCCAGACGGTTCCGTTCGAGCGGCTGGCCGGAAGTCCGGGCGCGTCGTTCCGCGAGCGGTTACCGGATGGGAGTCTCCTGGAGGAGGAGAGCCGCTTCGACGCGACGCGTGGCCGCGATGTCGGCCAGCGTCAGCTGACACTTCCGGATGGACGTGTCCTGCGAGCGGCGTACGCGCTTCGTTACTATCCTCTTGCGGAACTGAAACGGCTGTTGGAAAGCACGGGCTTTTCGGTGGAGTGGGTGCACGGCGGCCTGGAGTCCGGGCCGATGACACCCGAGTCGACCGACCTCATCGTGGGAGCCGGGCGCGGTTGACCGGCCCGGGACACGTCCAGTGGATCCGAAAGAGACATCGCGAACGCGGGTCGGCCTGCTGGGGCAACTGCCCCGCCGGGTCGACGTGTACGAGGTCGGCCCCCGCGACGGCCTGCAGAACGAGCTCCGCACGCTGCCCACCCGCGACAAGGCGCGCCTCATCAACGCCCTGGTCGCCGCGGGGGAGAAGCGCATCGAGGTGACGTCGTTCGTGTCACCCAAGTGGATCCCCCAGCTGGCGGACGCGGAGGAGCTGCTCAAGCTGGTGGGCCGCCGCCCCGGCGTCGTCTTCTCCGCGCTGGTGCCCAACCTCAAGGGCCTGGAGCGCGCGCAGGCGGCGGGCCTGGAGGAGGCCGCGGTGTTCATCTCCGCGTCGGAAGCCCACTCCAAGAAGAACATCAACAAGACCATCGCGGAGGCCCTGGCCGGCGCGAAGGAAGTGACGGCCGCCGCCCGCAAGGCCGGCATGCGCGTGCGGGGCTACCTGTCCACCGTGTGGGGCTGCCCCTACGAGGGCCACGTCCCGGTGGAGCGCGTGGTGGACATCTGCCGCCAGCTGGTGGACGCGGGCATCTACCAGCTCAGCCTGGGCGACACGATTGGCGTGGGCACGCCCCGCCAGACGGAGGAAATCCTGGGCGCGCTGCTCCAGCACATGCCGGTGGACACGCTGGCGCTGCATCTGCACGACACGCGCGGCACCGCGCTGGCCAACGCGCTGGTGGGCCTGTCCGCGGGCGTCACCACGTTCGACGCGAGCATCGGCGGGTTGGGTGGCTGCCCCTACGCGCCGGGCGCCGCGGGCAACCTGGCGTCGGAGGACGCGGTGTTCATGCTGCACGGCATGGGCGTGGACACCGGCATCGACCTGGACAAGCTGGTGGAGGCCGGGGAGATCGCCCAGGAGCTCATCGGCCGGAAGCTCGCGGGGAAGTACCTCCAG
This genomic stretch from Corallococcus macrosporus harbors:
- a CDS encoding aminotransferase class I/II-fold pyridoxal phosphate-dependent enzyme, with product MSPRPVLAQRVSRFGTTVFSEFSALALKHQAVNLGQGFPDFDGPDAIKEAAWKAIQGGVNQYAPGVGAKDLRNAIAEHAQRFYGHAVDPDTMVTVTSGATEAILDVILGLVDPGDEVVAFEPFYDSYDANIAFVGATPRYVPLRPPDATHTTWWFDRDEVRAAFGPKTRLLILNSPHNPTGKVFTREELEFLGNLCAEHDVKVLADEVYEHIVFAPARHLRAATVPVLADRTVTVSSAGKSFSLTGWKIGWIIAPPPLRDAVQRAHQFVTFATASPFQAAMAVALRLPDSYFQDLTALYTAKRERLLTGLRAAGLQAFSPEGSYFILADVTGYGFADDVSFCRHLVTEVGVAGIPPSVFYGPEHRHLGQRFARFAFCKTEGVLDEAVRRLREKLPALKR
- a CDS encoding methyltransferase domain-containing protein: MGDDFFGELYLRSTLPFLSEAVTAREVEYLSRAFADVEGPVVDLGCGHGRHAARLNTQGALAGRVVGLELDPLSLRLRRPGFPVVRGDLRALPFQDASLGGAYAWYSTLFAFSDAEHVQVLREVSRVLRPGGRLVFQTVPFERLAGSPGASFRERLPDGSLLEEESRFDATRGRDVGQRQLTLPDGRVLRAAYALRYYPLAELKRLLESTGFSVEWVHGGLESGPMTPESTDLIVGAGRG
- a CDS encoding phosphatase PAP2 family protein, with product MSIWSFSEGRVRPAVASSDEALVRFRQVDLVLMVACSLAALACVGPARWVPHSGRNALCFLFFALGLPALRMLEARFPRQPLIAIVADFWLLPVSALAHGWLGPIVDWVNPLVKDAQLVAVDQRLFGFQISVALSHVIPPWANDILMLCYYGHFMWPLLLGIYLYARGRGATPGFDEYLLGLGLLLGFNYAAYSLVPAVGPRYFLIGAFDGPATQGWILTPLLESMMRTPAYTRDCFPSGHTGVMLVVLIYAFRFARRFFWVMLLPGMGLIFATLAGRFHYAIDLVCAVPLVLVVTGLALALSRAARQRAVEQGARSVPVDAIVRP
- a CDS encoding hydroxymethylglutaryl-CoA lyase; the protein is MDPKETSRTRVGLLGQLPRRVDVYEVGPRDGLQNELRTLPTRDKARLINALVAAGEKRIEVTSFVSPKWIPQLADAEELLKLVGRRPGVVFSALVPNLKGLERAQAAGLEEAAVFISASEAHSKKNINKTIAEALAGAKEVTAAARKAGMRVRGYLSTVWGCPYEGHVPVERVVDICRQLVDAGIYQLSLGDTIGVGTPRQTEEILGALLQHMPVDTLALHLHDTRGTALANALVGLSAGVTTFDASIGGLGGCPYAPGAAGNLASEDAVFMLHGMGVDTGIDLDKLVEAGEIAQELIGRKLAGKYLQAALGERDKKASRRAQT
- a CDS encoding efflux RND transporter permease subunit, which produces MSRPWQVLLAVALVTAAAGVFASRLEFRGSFVELLPEGAPEVRDLTRVSEKAGGDGYLVIMAKGGTPEALKSYATELQKRLEALPTVRYVEHHYDVAFFRRHGLLLLPTAEVASLRKDLEARVLYEKERASPLFVDLGAEEAPPTFEAIAKKHTPDSSALPETLANKEGTEVYLMIKPSGTAGDLAFARDFVATVFDAGRKLAAEKYPGVTLEATGNFQNRIEEDAVMRRDLSNAGMLSALIAVGLILLATRRISALAVVGVPVVVGLVLTFAFAQGAIGHLNIVTGFLVAILIGLGIEYGVHLAMRYWEEREQHGVKEALTAAVRGTFSGALTSAFTNAAAFFVLVLAQFHAFQQFGLLAGIGVLMAVLSAYALGPSLLAIAERIRPYRRDGAVAASAPAVEQAPAPAPAKEWRRWPTGVIVAVALSVVGFAAYSVGIAPRLGFETNLRNLKGDSPASRLDDHITEQIGAPLNPAILSVDTLEQVREVEAVIAQVKAKNGANSVFLRTASLSDLVPSDVAGHAAELGRIRTLLDGLPKSAQEDPRVKDLRELVDAKPYGLEELPVEARRRFEALDGKGMFLLLFPSVSNYDTQDLNRWATQLDEVVAGAKAKGIDLAVLDSNRIAARIFALVRGDGPFILWSAAVVVFLVILASLRSFKRALLVAGPLFLGMTCLAGGMYLFDVQLNFINAVVLPNLLAIAVDNSVHLFHRYEEEGPGSLGRVVRNTGFAAVVATLSNAAGYGALLVANHQGLRSIGQIALLGVVSTFLGTTVFFPAMLALLERWKGRRSAVAPETGAVVRSLNLGEAGELPAESPGERKSA